The following proteins are co-located in the Neomonachus schauinslandi chromosome 8, ASM220157v2, whole genome shotgun sequence genome:
- the USP45 gene encoding ubiquitin carboxyl-terminal hydrolase 45 isoform X2: MMILEKKSKISSVNDPFIDISLPIIEERVSKPVLLGRMSKYRSSQATDNDQYSDTVTIENTSEPRATKNQSSSKDKNQLVHGRKCVRKLSSGEDRAVVICQKNEHLEMNGDSSAFASITNTESALTESPTDGSEKEASRSESSADADSEASESESASEQAMLLRSSRGCCVHPHAPSPQPPAAGPPTREPGTGDKGVAEAISELHLSSPVTGDRDFDRENKPPSVPNSLCSSEEKHMLSPRPPNAFQTLSQSYVTTSKECSLQSCLYQFTSMELLMGNNKLLCENCAEKKQRYQKETGSPEKKAEVYTNARKQLLISAVPAILILHLKRFHQAGLSLRKVNRHVDFPLILDLAPFCSATCKNVSVGDKVLYGLYGVVEHSGSMRGGHYTAYVKVRTPSRKLLEHITGKTYVPGLKEPDSESTGQWVHVSDTYVQVVPESRALSAQAYLLFYERIL; the protein is encoded by the exons ATGATGATActagaaaaaaagtcaaag atctcCTCTGTGAACGATCCCTTTATTGATATTTCACTTCCTATAATAGAAGAAAGg GTTTCAAAACCGGTACTTTTGGGAAGAATGAGTAAATATAGAAGTTCGCAGGCGACAGATAATGATCAGTACAGTGACACTGTTACTATAGAAAATACTTCTGAACCCAGAGCCACCAAGAACCAGTCTTCATCTAAAGATAAG AATCAACTAGTTCATGGCagaaaatgtgtaagaaaatTGTCATCTGGAGAAGATAGAGCAGTCGTCATATGCCAGAAAAATGAGCACCTTGAGATGAACGGGGATTCCTCAGCATTTGCAAGCATCACGAATACCGAGTCGGCTCTGACTGAAAGCCCCACCGATGGCAGTGAGAAAGAGGCCAGCCGTTCTGAAAGTAGCGCTGATGCAGACAGCGAGGCTTCAGAATCCGAAAGTGCTTCTGAGCAGGCTATGTTGTTGAGGTCTAGCCGTGGATGCTGTGTGCACCCGcatgccccctctccccagccgcCAGCAGCTGGACCACCCACCAGGGAGCCTGGCACTGGTGACAAGGGAGTGGCTGAAGCTATTTCCGAACTTCATCTGAGCAGCCCTGTAACTGGAGATAGAGATTTTGATAGAGAAAATAAGCCACCAAGTGTTCCAAATAGTTTATGTTCTTCAGAGGAGAAACATATGCTGTCTCCTCGCCCCCCAAATGCTTTTCAGACCCTTTCTCAGAGCTATGTAACTACTTCTAAAGAATGCTCACTTCAGTCCTGTCTCTACCAGTTTACATCTATGGAATTACTAATGGGGAATAACAAGCTTCTGTGTGAGAATTGTGCTGAAAAGAAGCAGAGGTACCAAAAGGAAACCGGTTCCCCAG aaaagaaagcagaagtttATACTAATGCCAGGAAGCAATTGCTCATTTCTGCTGTTCCAGCTATCCTAATTCTCCATCTTAAAAGATTCCATCAG GCTGGCTTGAGTCTTCGAAAAGTAAACAGACATGTAGATTTTCCACTTATACTTGATTTAGCACCATTCTGTTCTGCTACTTGTAAG aaTGTAAGTGTGGGAGATAAAGTTCTCTATGGTCTCTATGGCGTAGTGGAACATAGTGGCTCAATGAGGGGAGGTCACTACACGGCTTATGTGAAAGTGAGAACACCCTCCAGGAAATTATTGGAGCATATCACTGGAAAGACATATGTACCTG GTTTGAAAGAACCTGACAGTGAATCAACAGGCCAGTGGGTCCATGTTAGTGACACTTACGTGCAGGTGGTTCCAGAATCAAGAGCACTTAGTGCACAAGCGTACCTTCTTTTTTATGAAAGAATATTATAA